The sequence ACGAGGTCGAGATAGACGGGAATGATGACGGGACCGGGACTGCTCATGCATCCTCGCTTTATGGTTGCCCGCGTCCGCACGCGGCGCTAGAATTGAACATCCGCCGGAAAATGTACGGCCTGGGGGAAATTTGTCAACGCGCCACACCACATGATCTGCAACAAATGCGGCCAGGAGAACCAGGACGACGCCCTGTCGTGCGGGTCGTGCGGCCACAAACTCCAGTCTAGCCAGAGCGGGCCGGGACAGCTGGGCTTTGACGACGGTGGATACGTGGAGCCGATCCCCATGCTGCATGAAGCCGGACCTGCGACCAGACGCAAGACGCGAAAACATGTGGAGGCTTGGGCGGTCGCGCTTCTCGCGGGGGGCGCGGCGTACGGCCTGAGCGCAGCGGAGCTTTACTGGCCGCTCTTTGTGCTGGCAGGGGCGGCCATGGCCTACGCGTTGCTGCGTGGCCTCAACTGGAAGGGATGAGCATACGCGCGTATGCCGGAACAGCGGGCAATGCAAGAAAGGGCTGGTTGCGCGCGGACTTGCGCGGGATGGACGAAACGGGGCGAGGCTAGTCCGACCCGCAGCACTGCACGATCTTGGGGACGTGGCACTCGGCCCAGGGCGAGTTCACGGTGGCGGTCATGCAGCCGGGCTGGGACTCGTAGTTGATTCGCGCCGAGCCCATGTTGCCCTGCCAGGCCTTGCTGGTCACCACCACGTCCCTGTCGAAAACCTGGCAGTAGAACTCCGTAAATTTGGCGGCGTAGTGGGCGTTGAACACGTACACCTCGTCGCGTTTGCCCACGAAGCGGAAGTCGTCCGTGGTCTTGCAGGTCAGCGCGGCCAGGACTTCGCGCAAGAGGCAGCGCATCACCGCCTCGTTGTCGATGGCGTTGACGGGGCTGGCTGTCAGCAGGACCGAGAGCAGCAGTGCGGCGGTGACGCTTTTGATCATGCCTGCAATTGTAGCAAGTTTTGCGCCAATCAATCCAGCTCGTATTCGGTCATCCAGTCGGAATCCTCGGGCAGGGGCGGCTGTTCGCCCTTGGCGAAAAGGCAGTCGCCCATCACCAGATAGTCCATCTCGGTGCGCATGAAGCAGCGGTAGGCGTCGGAAGGCGTGCACACGATGGGCTCGCCGCGCACGTTGAAGCTGGTGTTCACGATCACCGCGCAGTTCTGGGTCTGGCGGAAGGTGTCGATGAGCTGCCAGTAGCGGGGGTTCACGTCCTTGCCGACGCTCTGGATGCGGGCGGAGTAGTCCACGTGGGTGATGGCCGGGAGGTCCGAGCGCTGCACGTAGAGCCGCTCCCACATGCCGAGTTCGTTGTAGTCGCCTGGCAGGGCCAGCTGGCGATCCTCACTGACCGGGGCCACCAGCAGCATGTAGGGCGAGGGGCGGTCGATCTGGAAGTACTCGCTGATGGCCTCCTCCATGACGGAGGGGGCGAAGGGGCGGAAGCCCTCGCGGTACTTGATCTTCAGGTTCAGCTTCTTCTGCATGTCGGGGTTGCGCGGGTCGCCCAGGATGGTGCGGTTGCCGAGCGCGCGCGGACCGTACTCCATGCGCCCCTGGAACCAGCCCACCACGTTGCCCTGGGCCAGAAGCGAGCAGACCTCGCGGCACAGCGCGTCGAAATCGTCGAACTTGGTGAAGGGCGCATGGCGGCGGGCGGCCACGCGCTTGATGTCGGACAGGGAGAACTCTGGGCCGAGATAGGCTCCGCGCATGGAGTCCTTGCCGGGGTTCTCGATGACGCGGTCCTTGCCCTTCCAGATGTGCCAGGCGGACAGGGCCGCGCCAAGCGCGCCGCCGGCGTCGCCGGCGGCGGGCTGAATCCAGACGTCCTTGAAGATGCCTTTGCGCAGGAGCTTGCCGTTGGCAACGCAGTTGAGCGACACGCCGCCTGCCATGGTCAGGTATTCGCAGCCGGTCAGGTCCTTGGCGGTCTGGGCCAGGCGCAGCACCACCTCTTCCGTGACCTGCTGGATGGCCAGGGCCATGTCCATGTATTCCTGGGTCAGCTCGGTCTCGCTCTCGCGCCGGGGCAGGCCGAA comes from Fundidesulfovibrio putealis DSM 16056 and encodes:
- a CDS encoding zinc-ribbon domain-containing protein produces the protein MICNKCGQENQDDALSCGSCGHKLQSSQSGPGQLGFDDGGYVEPIPMLHEAGPATRRKTRKHVEAWAVALLAGGAAYGLSAAELYWPLFVLAGAAMAYALLRGLNWKG
- a CDS encoding carbamoyltransferase family protein, which encodes MPEAILGISAYYHDSAAALIMDGRIVAAAHEERFTRRKHDPSFPTNAAAYCLAEAGLAFKDLAAVAFYDKPFLKFERLLETYHGFAPSGLKSFLSAMPVWIKEKLFMSKMLADEFAKLGPGKPQVLFPEHHLSHAASAFYPSPFEEAAILTIDGVGEWATTTIGHGKGKEITFLRELDFPHSLGLLYSAFTYYCGFKVNSGEYKLMGLAPYGNPDSERVAEYMRKIYDELVDVRPDGSMLLNMAYFTYATGLRMCNDAAWEKLFGLPRRESETELTQEYMDMALAIQQVTEEVVLRLAQTAKDLTGCEYLTMAGGVSLNCVANGKLLRKGIFKDVWIQPAAGDAGGALGAALSAWHIWKGKDRVIENPGKDSMRGAYLGPEFSLSDIKRVAARRHAPFTKFDDFDALCREVCSLLAQGNVVGWFQGRMEYGPRALGNRTILGDPRNPDMQKKLNLKIKYREGFRPFAPSVMEEAISEYFQIDRPSPYMLLVAPVSEDRQLALPGDYNELGMWERLYVQRSDLPAITHVDYSARIQSVGKDVNPRYWQLIDTFRQTQNCAVIVNTSFNVRGEPIVCTPSDAYRCFMRTEMDYLVMGDCLFAKGEQPPLPEDSDWMTEYELD